In Pseudanabaenaceae cyanobacterium SKYG29, the DNA window GATTGTGGAGGTACGGGGGGAGTTTGACAGCGGGGATTGTGTCAGTTTGGTTGACCAGGAGGGAAGAGAAATCGGCAGAGGCATCAGCAACTACAATAGCCAGGCAGTGCGGCAGATTCAGAAGTGTCAGTCAGAGGCAATTAGCGATATTCTTGGCTATGAAGGTGAACCCACTGTCGTCCACCGTGACAACCTAGTTATCCTAGACACAGCCCCTGCCCCTTCAGTATAATTACTACCTAACCTTTGCCCAAGGAGTGCCTATGCAGGACAAGTTGATGTTGATGATTCCAGGGCCCACTCCCGTTCCTGAACGCGTATTGCTAGCTCTGGCAAAACACCCGATCGGTCATCGTTCCAGTGAATTCAGCCAGATTTTTGCCGATGTCACAGACAAGCTCAAGTGGCTACACCAGACCCAAAACGATGTCTTGATCCTCACTGCTAGTGGCACGGGGGCGATGGAAGCAGCCATTATCAACTTTCTCTCCAAGGGCGATCGGGTTTTGGTGGGGGAAAACGGCAAATTTGGGCAACGGTGGGCAGAGGTGTGCGAGGCTTATGGTCTCACCACAGAACGCATCACAGCAGAATGGGGTAAGCCCCTTGACCCCGAGGTGTTCCGCGAGAAGTTGGAGGCAGACAAAGACAAGACCATCAAGGCGGTGATCATCACCCACAGTGAGACTTCTACGGGGGTACTTAACGACCTAGAAACCATCAATCGTCACGTCAAAGCCCACGGGGAAGCTCTGATTATTGTCGATGCGGTCACTAGCCTGGGGGCAACCAACTTGCCTATGGATGAGTGGGGTATCGATGTGATCGGGTCGGGGTCACAAAAAGCTTATATGATTCCCCCTGGGTTGGGGTTTGTGGCAGTGTCAGAGAGGGCATGGCAGGCTTACAAACGGGCTGACCTACCCCGCTACTACCTGGACTTGGGCAAAGCTCGCAAGGATGCGCAGAAGAACACCACTCCCTTTACAGCCTCTGTCAACATGATCGTGGCTCTGCGAGAGAGTTTGACTATGATGCAGGAAGAGGGACTGGAAAACATCTTTGCTCGCCACAGTCGGCATCGGGCAGCGGTGAGGAGTGCAGTTAGAGCGCTGGGGTTGCCTCTTTTCACCAGTGATGACTGTGCTAGTCCTGCCATTACTGCTGTAGCTCCCGTCAACGTGGAGGCGGAGAAGGTGCGCTCCCTGATGAAGAAACATTTCCAGATTGCTCTGGCGGGGGGTCAAGACCATCTCAACGGCAAGATATTCCGCATTGGGCATTTGGGCTATGTCAGCGATCGGGATATTCTCAGTGCCATTAGTGCGCTGGAAGCGACTTTGCAGATGCTAGGGGTAGAAATCACGCCAGGAGCGGGGGTAAACGCAGCTATCCAAGCCATTAGGGGTTAGATGACGGTTGATCCTGACTTGCTCTGGTTGGGGGAGATGATGGGGGCAGACCAAGTGCTGACCGATCGGCAGATGATTGCTATGTTGTGTCCCCACCTAGCAGGTAAAACGCTAGCAGAGCTGACCCCAGAGGAAGTAGCGGAGTTGTTAAAAGCGGCAGAGTCTTTTCCCCTGAGTACCCTTCCAGAAGAGGAGGAGGATTAGTCAATTATCTATGCGGGTGGAATTTCGGGAGTGCGACTGGTTCAACCTGTGGATTTGGATTGAGTTTCAGGACTATCTCACAGAGAGGGAAAAGCAAATTATAGATGAGGTGTTTTCTTCCTGGTTTTTGCTAGGGAAGTTGGGAGGGTTCAATGCGGCTAACCTCCAGGTGCTAGAAGCAGGGGTGGATGTCAGTCATCTGGACTATGACTCCGATAGTTTGCAGGGGGAAATGATGGCGGTCATGCACAATATCAGTGATGTGGAATACGAGGGCAATTGGGCGCGCTGTTGGGTGGATTTGGGGACGGCTGATGCCATCGCTTTAGACACCTTGCTCAATACTCTCTACCGCCTCAGTGAGGAATATGTCCCTATTGTGAAGGTCTACATTGGTGGAGAGCAGGAACACTGGCCCATCGATCGGCGCTATGACTAGTTATACTAAGTTTGCTCCCTCTGCCAGTCCCTATGGATGCTTACCAACAGTTTCTTGCCTTGACCGATCGGGGTAATTTTATTCCTGTATTTCGGGAATTCGTGGCGGATTTGGATACACCTGTGGGGGCATGGTATCGAGTCTGTCAAGGCTCAGCCTACAACTTTTTGTTGGAATCGGTGGAGGGCGGGGAGAGAATAGGGCGTTACAGTCTGCTGGGTTGTGACCCCCTGTGGCGGTTGGCAAACTACGGCGATCGGACAGTCCAGGTTTACCGCGATGGCTCCAAGAGAGAGTTACAGGGTAATCCTTTCCACCACTTGGCAGCGTGTTTAGCTGATATTCATCCTGTCCATTTGCTGCAGTTGCCCCCTAGTATCGCTGGTGTGGTGGGGTTCTGGGGCTATGAGTTGATTAAATGGATAGAACCCCGTGTGCCCATTCATCCCCCTTGCGGTCTCCCCGATGGCTTGTGGATGCAATTCGATCGGTTACTGGTTTTTGATCAGGTCAAGCGCAAGATTTGGGTGATTGTCTATGCTGATACCAGGGAAACCGCACCTGCCATAGCCTACGATCGTGCCCTGGAGCGCCTAGAGGAGACTATAGCCAAGCTACATCAGCCCCTAACCGATCGGTATGACCTAGTTTTAACCCCTGATGCGCCTGCCATCGCTTACGAAAGCAACTTCACGGAAACGGCATTTACTGCAGCTGTAGAAAAGGCTAAGGAGTACATTCGCCGTGGTGACATCTTCCAAGTGGTACTTTCCCAGAGACTGTCCACTCCCTTTAGCGGCGATCCCTTCCGCCTCTATCGTGCCCTGCGTTTAATCAACCCTTCCCCCTACATGGCCTATCTGCAATTTGGTGATTGGCAGTTGATTGGTTCCAGTCCCGAAGTGATGGTCAAGGTGGAAAATACCAGTCAAGAGAACTGTAAAAAGGTGGCGTTAGTCAGACCGATCGCTGGTACGCGCAAACGGGGAGCCACTCCCGAAGAAGACCAGGCGTTAGCGCAAGAGTTGCTGCAGGACCCCAAAGAAATTGCTGAACATGTGATGTTGGTGGACTTGGGACGGAATGACCTGGGTAGGGTGTGTCGTGCGGGCACGGTGAAGGTGAACGAAATGATGACGATCGAGCGTTATTCCCATGTCATGCACATTGTCAGCAATGTTGTCGGCGAAGTGCTGCCCAGCAAGACTGCTTGGGATGTATTGCAAGCGACTTTTCCTGCTGGTACTGTCAGCGGTGCACCTAAAATTAGAGCCATGGAGATCATCTACGAACTAGAACCCGATCGGCGTGGTCCCTACGCAGGTGCCTACGGCTATTACGATTTTCGGGGACAGTTGAATGTAGCCATCACCATTCGCAGTTTGATCGTGCACCAAGGACGAGTAAGTGTCCAGGCAGGAGCAGGTATAGTGGCAGATTCCCAACCCCATTTGGAATACCAGGAGACCCTCAACAAAGCGCGGGGGATGTTGGAAGCAATTCGGCAAATTAGTTCTGCAGTGTGAGACACTCCCGTTGTCTACTGGCTAAGATGGAAGGGATACCCTCGAGGTGAGCGATGCACATTGGCGAAAGTATCAAAATGGCGTGGCAGACTCTCAGTGCCAACCGCTTGCGCAGTTTCCTCACCATGCTGGGGATAGTGATTGGCAACGCTTCGGTGATTGCCATGATCGGTGTGGGGGAAGGGGGTAAACGCTATGCTGCTGGTCAGTTCCAGTCCCTAGGCACCAATGTTCTGTTCGTCATCACGGGTAGTGACAGCACCCGCCGCAACATCCTCAATCCTCCCCCCCGCCTCGTGCTCTCTGATGCGGAAGCCATTGCGCAACAAGTCCCCACGGTCAAAGCTGTTGCCCCCGAAGTCAGAGGGACGGAACGCGCTACTTTTAACGATCGTTTCCGCACTACGCCTTTGATTGGCACTACTCCTGAATACAGCCAGGTGCGGGATGTGGACACCTACATGGGCAGATTTTTTAACCACCAGGATTTGCAGCGCCGCGCCCGTGTGGTCACCCTTGGTTGTGATACAGCTAAATTATTCTTTGGCAGCTTGCCTTCTACTGTGCCTGGCAAGGAAACGGAATGTAAAAAGGACTCTCCTAACCCTGTCCAGTTCCTAATCAACCCCATTGGTCAACATATCCGCATTCGGGGTACAGCCTATGAGGTAATCGGCATTATGGAATCCAAGGGGGCGTTCCTGGGTTTCAACCAAGATGACACCATTTTGTTGCCCTTGACGACGATGGTCAGTCGTTTAGGTGGTCGTAATACTTCTCCCTACGGCATTGCCATTCAGGTCATCAACATCTCTGCCAAAGACGATCGCAGTGTCAGTGCTGCCAAATTCCAGGTAGAAAATCTGTTGAAACTCCGCCATCAAACAGACGACACCTTTACCATCCGCACCCAGAAAGACGCAATCGAAATTGTGGGCAATGTCACCACGGCTCTGACGGCAATGTTGGCAGCGATCGCTGGTATTTCCCTGTTGGTGGGGGGCATTGGCATCATGAACATTATGTTGGTATCTGTGGCTGAACGAACGCAGGAGATAGGACTGAGAAAAGCGATCGGAGCCTCCCAAAGAGACATCCTCACCCAGTTTTTAATTGAAGCAGTAATCCTAGGCACGATCGGGGGCATTTTAGGTACCAGTTTAGGCATTGGCGGTATTATTCTAGTGGCTGCCCTTACACCTCTAGAAACCACAATTTCCGTGGGAGCAATTTGGTTAGCGGTGGGAGTTTCCAGTGCCATTGGACTGTTCTTCGGCGTATTTCCCGCCCGCCAAGCAGCCAGACTTGACCCGATCGTAGCCCTGCGCAGTAATGTCTAGCCCTTAGATGCTACCCCTATCCGATCGAACAAAATGGCAGGAATAAGGCTATTTCCCCCTACTAACTCCCGCTCGCTACTCATATCAATCATTTGGTTGAAGGCTTCAAAGATACTACTAGCCACCATTGTATTTTTGACCCGCCCCACAATTTCTCCGTCTACCACTTTGTAGCCCAAAGCCAAGTTGACAGAAAATTCCCCTGCCAATTGATTGGACTGTCCTGCTCCCAGTACCTGCTCGACAATTAGACCCTTGGCCATCTTTCTCCGCAAATCTGTATAGGGAACATCCCCTGCAACAAAGCACAAATTGCAAGTGGCGGGAGTAGGGCGACTCAAGCCTGACCGAAAACCATTGCCCGTAGAACTTCTTCCCATTTTGGCTGCCCATTTCCTATCCCAGTAAAAACCCTGCACCACACCGCGGTCAATAAATGTCTTCTTTTGCGTCGGCGTACCCTCATCATCTACAGGACAGGCACTGACACCGATCGTGGGGTCTTCGTAGACCGTCAAACGCTGATCGAATAACTTCTCCCCCACCTTATCCGCGAGAGGGGAAGCCTTCTGCGCCACCGACTGCCCCGAGAGGACTGTATTAAACAAGCCGCCGATTACACTCGCCACCGCGCGGGGAGTAAACAGCACAGGCATAGCGCCACTTTCGATGGTGGTAATTTGCTCTGCCCAGCGGTACTTTTGGATAACTCGCTCCAGAATGGCATCGTAGTCAGGCTCACCTTCCCGCACCACTTCGTAGTCATAAATCTGCAGGAAATCCTCCCCTTGTACCAAATTGCCCCCTAGGGTACAACTAACTACCTGCCGTTGCTGCTGGCTGAATGTCCCCCCTGTAGTTGCCAAAGCCTTGTGCACAGAACGGATATGAAAGTCGGCGCTGACCATAATTTCTGAGTTATAGGAGCGTAACCCTTCAATCAACTTTTCCCCCACACCTACCAACTTATCAAAAGAGGGGGGCTGAAATGTAGAGGCGTGTAAGTCATCATAGGAAGAGTTATCACTGGCAAAGCTAAAAGTGGCTTCTTCCCCAATCTCCGCCGTCTGGATGGCAGCATCGATCAATTCTTCCAAACGATTGACATCTGTAGTGCTGGCAAAACCAACCCGATCGTTTACCCTCACCCTCAGAGCAATTCCCTGGCTGGCTTTAGTTTGTAGGCTTTTGAGACGGTTATTCTCAAATTCAATGGGTGTGTCTTCATTAGTCAAGTAAAATGCCTCTGCCTCTTGTACTAAAGGACGTACCCGATCGAGTAATTGGGAAAGAATTGCCTGCACCATAGCTGACCATAAAACAGTGGCTTTAATTATAGCCTATCTCCTTTACAAAAATTGACTGTTACTAGAGGCGTAAAGTTTTAGACTGAAGAGGGAGCTAGGAGAGGAGAGTTATGTACAAAAAAATTTTAGCAGCGATCGAGAATAACCCCAGAGGGGATCAAGTATTTGCCCGTGCTTTGGAACTGGCGGAGTTGAACAAAAGTGAGTTGCGTTTGCTCCATGTCCTCTCTCCTGAAGAAGAATATGGTCCTGTCTTTCATGGCATTTCCACCCTTGATTATTACCCCGCTTTGTATGATGACCTGATGCAAAAGTACCGCAAAGAATGGGAACAAATGTTAGAATCTACCCGCAGTCGTTTGGATAATCTGACCAACCAGGCTAGGGCAAGGGGCGTACCCACAGAATACAGCCAAAACTACGGCAGTCCAGGGCGGACAATTTGTGAAGTAGCAGAGGAGTGGCAGGCAGATTTAATTGTTATGGGACATCGAGGCTTGAAGGGAATTACTGAACTGATTCAGGGCAGTGCTAGCAACTACGTTCTTCACAACTCCAAGTGTTCGGTGCTGGTGGTAAAAATTCCCCACCTCATGGCAGAGCAAAGTTAGGGGTCGTAGTTGGTAATCAGTAGTTCGTGGATTTTGCCTCTCTTGGTACTCTTAGAATTGACAGCTCTGGCAGCATGAACACGGAAGATGTTGTAGCCACAGAAGACTTCTTCAAAGAAATTGTCCTGGGGGTTTTCATTTTTAGGGTCAGAGTTAGACAGCATTAGTTTTGCTCCCTTGGTTTGGTCTAGTTTCCGAAAGAATTTCGCGAGCTCCAATTGCTCCTTATCAGTAAATTCTGTACCTGTATAGGTAGTAAAGTTTGCTGTTTGGCTGATGGGGCGGTAGGGGG includes these proteins:
- a CDS encoding alanine--glyoxylate aminotransferase family protein; amino-acid sequence: MQDKLMLMIPGPTPVPERVLLALAKHPIGHRSSEFSQIFADVTDKLKWLHQTQNDVLILTASGTGAMEAAIINFLSKGDRVLVGENGKFGQRWAEVCEAYGLTTERITAEWGKPLDPEVFREKLEADKDKTIKAVIITHSETSTGVLNDLETINRHVKAHGEALIIVDAVTSLGATNLPMDEWGIDVIGSGSQKAYMIPPGLGFVAVSERAWQAYKRADLPRYYLDLGKARKDAQKNTTPFTASVNMIVALRESLTMMQEEGLENIFARHSRHRAAVRSAVRALGLPLFTSDDCASPAITAVAPVNVEAEKVRSLMKKHFQIALAGGQDHLNGKIFRIGHLGYVSDRDILSAISALEATLQMLGVEITPGAGVNAAIQAIRG
- a CDS encoding TldD/PmbA family protein, producing MVQAILSQLLDRVRPLVQEAEAFYLTNEDTPIEFENNRLKSLQTKASQGIALRVRVNDRVGFASTTDVNRLEELIDAAIQTAEIGEEATFSFASDNSSYDDLHASTFQPPSFDKLVGVGEKLIEGLRSYNSEIMVSADFHIRSVHKALATTGGTFSQQQRQVVSCTLGGNLVQGEDFLQIYDYEVVREGEPDYDAILERVIQKYRWAEQITTIESGAMPVLFTPRAVASVIGGLFNTVLSGQSVAQKASPLADKVGEKLFDQRLTVYEDPTIGVSACPVDDEGTPTQKKTFIDRGVVQGFYWDRKWAAKMGRSSTGNGFRSGLSRPTPATCNLCFVAGDVPYTDLRRKMAKGLIVEQVLGAGQSNQLAGEFSVNLALGYKVVDGEIVGRVKNTMVASSIFEAFNQMIDMSSERELVGGNSLIPAILFDRIGVASKG
- a CDS encoding ABC transporter permease, whose product is MHIGESIKMAWQTLSANRLRSFLTMLGIVIGNASVIAMIGVGEGGKRYAAGQFQSLGTNVLFVITGSDSTRRNILNPPPRLVLSDAEAIAQQVPTVKAVAPEVRGTERATFNDRFRTTPLIGTTPEYSQVRDVDTYMGRFFNHQDLQRRARVVTLGCDTAKLFFGSLPSTVPGKETECKKDSPNPVQFLINPIGQHIRIRGTAYEVIGIMESKGAFLGFNQDDTILLPLTTMVSRLGGRNTSPYGIAIQVINISAKDDRSVSAAKFQVENLLKLRHQTDDTFTIRTQKDAIEIVGNVTTALTAMLAAIAGISLLVGGIGIMNIMLVSVAERTQEIGLRKAIGASQRDILTQFLIEAVILGTIGGILGTSLGIGGIILVAALTPLETTISVGAIWLAVGVSSAIGLFFGVFPARQAARLDPIVALRSNV
- a CDS encoding universal stress protein; amino-acid sequence: MYKKILAAIENNPRGDQVFARALELAELNKSELRLLHVLSPEEEYGPVFHGISTLDYYPALYDDLMQKYRKEWEQMLESTRSRLDNLTNQARARGVPTEYSQNYGSPGRTICEVAEEWQADLIVMGHRGLKGITELIQGSASNYVLHNSKCSVLVVKIPHLMAEQS
- the trpE gene encoding anthranilate synthase component I — protein: MDAYQQFLALTDRGNFIPVFREFVADLDTPVGAWYRVCQGSAYNFLLESVEGGERIGRYSLLGCDPLWRLANYGDRTVQVYRDGSKRELQGNPFHHLAACLADIHPVHLLQLPPSIAGVVGFWGYELIKWIEPRVPIHPPCGLPDGLWMQFDRLLVFDQVKRKIWVIVYADTRETAPAIAYDRALERLEETIAKLHQPLTDRYDLVLTPDAPAIAYESNFTETAFTAAVEKAKEYIRRGDIFQVVLSQRLSTPFSGDPFRLYRALRLINPSPYMAYLQFGDWQLIGSSPEVMVKVENTSQENCKKVALVRPIAGTRKRGATPEEDQALAQELLQDPKEIAEHVMLVDLGRNDLGRVCRAGTVKVNEMMTIERYSHVMHIVSNVVGEVLPSKTAWDVLQATFPAGTVSGAPKIRAMEIIYELEPDRRGPYAGAYGYYDFRGQLNVAITIRSLIVHQGRVSVQAGAGIVADSQPHLEYQETLNKARGMLEAIRQISSAV
- a CDS encoding DUF3531 family protein produces the protein MRVEFRECDWFNLWIWIEFQDYLTEREKQIIDEVFSSWFLLGKLGGFNAANLQVLEAGVDVSHLDYDSDSLQGEMMAVMHNISDVEYEGNWARCWVDLGTADAIALDTLLNTLYRLSEEYVPIVKVYIGGEQEHWPIDRRYD